The Vibrio sp. 10N DNA window AGAATCTATAAATTAAAGGGAGGCGATATTATCGCCTCCCTTCTTTTTTCTATTATTTATTAGCTAACGACTACGCGCCGATGACGCCGCCATCTTTGCGTGTAATCATCATCACCGATGAACGCGGCACTGCATTACCACCTTCTGGGAAATGAGACGGTGCAAGATCTTCACCTGGATGCTGAACACCTACAAACATGGTTTTGTAATCTGGTGAGAAGGTCAAGCCAGTGATCTCACACGCAATAGGGCCGGTTAAGAAGCGGCGAATTTCTCCCGTTGCCGGATCGCTACACAACATTTGGTTGTTGCCCATACCTGCAAAGTCACCTTTGTTTGAGTACTTGCCATCTGTTTGAATCCACAAACGTCCTGACTTATCAAAACCAATGCCATCTGGGCTGTTAAACATGTTGTCTTTGTTAATGTTATCCGTGCCTGCCATCAAGCCAGACTGGTGGACTTCTGGGTTGCCTGCAATCACGTAGATATCCCACTCAAACGTATCAGACGTATGATTTCCAGCGGTAGGGTTCCAACGAACAATGTGCCCGTATGGATTTTTTTCACGCGGGTTAACTGCATTGATTGGCTGCGACTCTTTCACACCGCGATATTTGTTGTTGGTGAGTGTACAGAATACCGATTGGTTATCAGGGTGCACCGTTACCCACTCAGGGCGATCCATTGTCGTCGCACCGACTTGCGTCGCTGCCATACGAGCGAAAATCATAACTGATGCCGCATCTGGAAAGCCATTCTTTGGCGTTAAGCCATTCTTGCCCCAAGTCAATTCAAGCCACTCGCCTTTGCCTTTTAGCTCACCTTGCGTGCCTTCAAACTTAGCAACGTACAACGTACCCTCTTCCAATAGGTCACGATTCGATGCCGCACCTTCAACATACTTGTTCTTAGAAACAAACTTGTATAAGTGCTCGCCGCGCTCATCATCGCCCAGATAAACCACCACATGACCATCACCATTGATCGTTAACGCCGCATTTTCATGCTTAAATCGGCCTAGCGCACTGCGTTTTTTCGGTGTTGAATTCGGGTTCATCGGGTCAATTTCAACAACCCAACCGTGACGATGAGGTTCATTTGGCTCCTTGCCCATGTCAAATCGAGCATCATGCT harbors:
- a CDS encoding PhoX family protein, whose product is MSRRGFLKGTGAAAAVGFFAATPLSQAVASVKPASSALMGFDAIPISTSDAVTVPEGYQADVLISWGDAIKKGAPAFSQNNDSKAQEMQFGDNNDGMTFFLIDNDRAVLVVNNEYTNNEYLYPHQGQSITADDARKAQAAHGVSVIELKKNFGQWQVNLDGRLNRRVTAYTEMEMTGVAAGHDLLKTSADKSGKKILGTFNNCANGQTPWGTYLTCEENFNGYFADTKGSELGESYARYGLKAKDRGYDWYKHDARFDMGKEPNEPHRHGWVVEIDPMNPNSTPKKRSALGRFKHENAALTINGDGHVVVYLGDDERGEHLYKFVSKNKYVEGAASNRDLLEEGTLYVAKFEGTQGELKGKGEWLELTWGKNGLTPKNGFPDAASVMIFARMAATQVGATTMDRPEWVTVHPDNQSVFCTLTNNKYRGVKESQPINAVNPREKNPYGHIVRWNPTAGNHTSDTFEWDIYVIAGNPEVHQSGLMAGTDNINKDNMFNSPDGIGFDKSGRLWIQTDGKYSNKGDFAGMGNNQMLCSDPATGEIRRFLTGPIACEITGLTFSPDYKTMFVGVQHPGEDLAPSHFPEGGNAVPRSSVMMITRKDGGVIGA